The Cohnella abietis genome has a segment encoding these proteins:
- a CDS encoding glycerophosphodiester phosphodiesterase, giving the protein MSQTLIAAHTGSGVHPDNTMASFLEGLELGADILEVDVRVTQEDTAILLHDDSPYLQTYSYEQLNEPDVRIKLDPIYKDHEIAKLEQILRVSEPFGTKLNLDLKTSACIDSTVQLIRQFAAQDRTFITGCSESITMRYPDIQVMMNTPDELSSWEMVRYDEFVESMCNQARQGGYTGLNMNGLTCLPEIVNRAHEFDLKVWVYTINERRAMEWFLEMQVDAITTREPKMLMNIIRSMK; this is encoded by the coding sequence ATGAGCCAAACACTGATCGCAGCCCATACCGGAAGCGGGGTTCACCCGGATAATACGATGGCTTCATTTCTTGAAGGTCTGGAGCTCGGTGCAGATATCCTTGAAGTAGACGTAAGGGTAACCCAAGAGGATACGGCTATTTTGTTGCATGACGATTCGCCCTATCTTCAAACGTACTCCTACGAGCAGTTGAATGAGCCGGACGTGCGGATAAAGCTCGATCCCATCTATAAGGATCATGAAATTGCGAAATTGGAACAAATCCTTAGAGTATCCGAGCCATTCGGAACGAAGCTGAATCTGGATTTGAAAACGTCTGCGTGCATTGATTCGACCGTTCAACTAATACGCCAGTTTGCCGCCCAGGACAGGACTTTTATTACAGGCTGCTCAGAGTCCATCACAATGCGATATCCGGACATACAAGTGATGATGAATACGCCGGATGAGTTATCTTCTTGGGAAATGGTACGATATGACGAGTTTGTGGAATCTATGTGCAACCAAGCGCGTCAAGGTGGCTACACTGGACTCAATATGAATGGTTTAACTTGTCTACCGGAAATCGTAAATCGTGCACATGAATTCGACTTAAAAGTTTGGGTGTATACGATAAACGAGCGGCGGGCGATGGAATGGTTTCTCGAAATGCAAGTGGATGCTATTACAACGAGAGAACCCAAAATGTTAATGAATATTATTCGGTCAATGAAATAA
- a CDS encoding stalk domain-containing protein encodes MMTKIGAMAILGMFLCQAYPAHAQTNAVPDIYMDGKKLALTANPVNIDGYTLVPMRSLFEAQGVQISWKNNTQTVTATKESMTFTYRIGETSAYKNNQLITLAQPGKLINGTTMVPLRFISETLGDLVKWHAYSGDITISSPPVYESTVRYGVNLRSSPSSLTESSQRMIPKGEKIHVLREIDASWLEVRTQKDEIGFISAKPAYSDYNSPSLVELQTDELITFGKKYLDTPYEFGASSDQTLTFDCSSFVRHVFNQVLSIDLPRVSYNQAKEGQEVQLNELRKGDLLFFSARGLDIGHVGIYAGNNQILHTFSKEKGVHVAEFDAKWRKRFVTARRIF; translated from the coding sequence ATGATGACCAAAATCGGAGCAATGGCCATACTGGGCATGTTTTTATGCCAAGCCTATCCCGCCCATGCTCAAACGAATGCTGTTCCAGACATATACATGGATGGAAAAAAGCTCGCGTTAACAGCTAATCCCGTCAACATAGACGGCTATACCCTCGTTCCGATGCGTTCCCTTTTCGAGGCTCAGGGTGTCCAAATTTCTTGGAAAAATAATACTCAGACCGTGACCGCCACTAAGGAAAGCATGACCTTTACATATCGAATCGGAGAAACGTCTGCTTACAAAAACAATCAGCTCATTACCCTAGCCCAACCTGGAAAATTAATTAACGGCACCACAATGGTTCCACTGCGGTTCATTAGTGAAACGCTTGGAGATCTCGTCAAATGGCATGCATACTCTGGCGACATTACAATCTCTTCCCCTCCGGTATATGAGAGCACCGTGAGATATGGAGTTAACCTCCGTAGCTCTCCGAGCAGCTTGACCGAAAGCTCACAGCGGATGATCCCTAAAGGAGAAAAAATACACGTACTGAGGGAAATCGATGCAAGCTGGTTGGAAGTGCGAACGCAGAAAGACGAAATCGGCTTTATCTCAGCCAAGCCCGCCTATTCCGATTACAACAGCCCGTCGCTTGTCGAGCTCCAAACGGACGAGCTTATTACGTTCGGAAAAAAGTATTTAGACACCCCTTACGAGTTTGGGGCATCCTCTGATCAAACTTTAACGTTCGACTGTTCTTCTTTCGTTCGACATGTTTTCAATCAGGTGTTGTCTATCGATCTTCCCCGTGTTTCCTATAATCAAGCTAAAGAAGGCCAAGAGGTTCAATTAAACGAACTGCGCAAGGGGGATTTGCTTTTCTTTAGCGCACGCGGACTAGATATCGGTCATGTCGGTATTTACGCTGGAAATAACCAGATCCTTCACACTTTTTCCAAGGAAAAAGGTGTACATGTCGCCGAATTCGATGCGAAATGGAGAAAGCGCTTCGTGACCGCGCGGAGGATATTCTAA
- a CDS encoding HPr family phosphocarrier protein produces MISKNFTIINPTGFHVRPTKAFVQVASEFPCKINVTNKGKTVNGKSSLSMLTLGIASQDEITLEIDGEKEEEAMEHLGHLLTQIYE; encoded by the coding sequence ATGATTTCAAAAAATTTCACGATTATTAATCCAACAGGCTTTCACGTCCGCCCAACTAAAGCGTTCGTTCAAGTCGCATCGGAGTTTCCTTGCAAAATCAATGTAACGAACAAAGGTAAGACGGTTAACGGAAAAAGCTCGCTGAGTATGCTTACGTTAGGCATCGCTTCGCAAGACGAAATTACGCTTGAAATCGACGGAGAAAAAGAGGAAGAGGCGATGGAGCACTTGGGCCATCTTCTGACGCAGATTTACGAGTAA
- the ptsP gene encoding phosphoenolpyruvate--protein phosphotransferase, with product MKLDIKGIAASPGLAVAQVYVYHSNEYIPAESRIEQPELEVKRLQTAINEVKQELEIIRASTEERLGADKAEIFEGHLMIAEDPDLIDGIIEKIKEDSVNAEFALYEVSKSFIEVLSQMDNEYLRERVADVRDVCNQIMNRLRGVEQQGLSTLTGEYIVISEDLSPSDTAKLNLESVKGFVTEIGGRTSHSAIMARSLGIPAIVGAGKDLRQIKSGEWAILDATEGTLLVNPSPDELANFTEKKSSYDQRQAELAQWVNRRTISADDHHVELAANIGKLEDVQKALDNGAEAIGLFRTEFLYMGRSTLPSEEEQFNSYKYVLEKMQNKPVVIRTLDIGGDKELPYLDLPKESNPFLGQRALRLCLERPDIFRTQLRALLRASRYGNLKIMFPMIAVLSELREAKQLLSEERSKLEAEGVELAEYIEVGMMIEVPAAAISADLFAKEVDFFSIGTNDLIQYTMAADRMNETVSYLYQPCHPSILRLIRMVIEAARKEGKWVGMCGEMAGDETAIPFLLGLGLHEFSMSAGSILRARELIGSLSKKEWDVHTDQAMTLASQDEIQAFVRNHQQGGAIL from the coding sequence ATGAAACTCGATATTAAAGGAATTGCGGCTTCCCCTGGATTAGCTGTCGCACAAGTTTATGTCTATCATTCGAATGAATATATTCCCGCTGAGAGCCGAATTGAGCAGCCTGAGCTTGAAGTCAAACGGCTCCAGACAGCCATTAACGAAGTAAAGCAGGAGCTTGAAATCATTCGCGCCTCCACCGAAGAAAGACTTGGTGCAGATAAAGCTGAAATTTTCGAAGGCCACCTCATGATTGCTGAGGACCCTGATCTAATAGATGGCATCATCGAGAAAATAAAAGAGGACTCAGTTAACGCAGAGTTTGCCTTGTATGAAGTTTCTAAGTCCTTCATTGAAGTGCTTAGCCAAATGGATAATGAATACTTGCGGGAACGCGTCGCAGATGTTCGTGATGTGTGTAATCAAATCATGAATCGCTTGCGAGGAGTGGAGCAACAGGGCTTATCTACTCTGACCGGAGAATATATCGTTATCTCAGAGGATTTATCTCCTTCTGACACAGCAAAGCTTAATCTGGAATCTGTAAAAGGCTTTGTTACTGAGATTGGGGGGCGCACTTCGCATTCAGCCATTATGGCGAGATCGTTGGGCATTCCCGCTATTGTGGGTGCTGGAAAGGATCTGCGGCAGATTAAGTCTGGCGAGTGGGCTATTCTGGATGCAACAGAGGGGACACTACTTGTAAATCCAAGCCCGGATGAATTGGCTAATTTCACGGAAAAGAAAAGCTCTTACGATCAGCGGCAAGCCGAGCTGGCACAATGGGTCAATCGCAGGACGATTTCCGCTGACGATCATCACGTTGAGCTTGCCGCTAATATTGGGAAATTAGAGGACGTCCAGAAGGCTCTAGATAACGGAGCGGAGGCGATTGGGCTTTTCCGTACGGAGTTTCTTTATATGGGTCGGAGCACGCTTCCTTCTGAAGAAGAGCAATTCAACAGCTATAAATATGTGCTGGAGAAAATGCAAAATAAGCCTGTCGTCATTCGCACGCTGGATATTGGTGGCGACAAGGAGCTACCTTATCTTGATTTGCCTAAGGAAAGCAATCCTTTTCTCGGTCAGAGAGCACTGCGTCTATGCTTGGAACGGCCGGACATCTTCCGGACGCAGCTTCGCGCACTGCTTAGGGCGAGCCGTTATGGCAACTTGAAAATTATGTTTCCCATGATTGCCGTACTAAGCGAGCTGCGGGAAGCGAAGCAGCTTCTGTCTGAAGAGCGGAGCAAGCTCGAAGCTGAAGGTGTCGAGCTTGCCGAGTATATAGAAGTAGGCATGATGATTGAAGTGCCCGCTGCTGCGATTTCGGCGGATTTGTTCGCCAAGGAAGTCGACTTTTTCAGTATTGGTACGAACGATCTCATTCAATATACGATGGCTGCCGATCGAATGAATGAAACAGTGTCCTATTTATACCAGCCATGTCACCCTTCCATTCTAAGGCTAATTCGAATGGTCATTGAAGCAGCACGCAAGGAGGGGAAATGGGTCGGCATGTGCGGAGAGATGGCGGGTGACGAAACCGCGATTCCGTTCTTGCTCGGTCTGGGGCTTCACGAATTCAGCATGAGTGCGGGCTCGATTCTACGAGCTAGAGAGCTGATTGGAAGCTTGTCCAAGAAGGAATGGGATGTTCATACCGATCAAGCGATGACTCTAGCGTCTCAAGATGAAATTCAAGCATTCGTTCGCAACCATCAACAAGGAGGGGCAATCTTATGA
- a CDS encoding mannitol-1-phosphate 5-dehydrogenase, which produces MKAVHFGGGNIGRGFIGLLLSQAGYRVEFVDVDDQLVQLLQQRGQYTVQLANEKADCTIVDQVSAINGNDKEAVAQAVAEADIVTTAVGVNVLKYIAGNIAEGIRRRLERSSPPLTIIACENTIGGSTQLKSLVYEHLPEELIEQADRVIAFPDAAVDRIVPLQQNEDRLKVVVEPFYEWVVDRSAMFEDSHEIPGVHYTQDLQPYIERKLFTVNTGHCCAAYHGYLQGFSTIQEVMQDQTILNEVRGALKETGAALISQYGFDSVEHDRYIDKILERFRNPYLTDEVVRVGRSPIRKLSPNDRLVRPALIAHSFGIETPYLTKAMAAALLFDYEEDPEAVQIQISLMERGVGLSIADYTGLPSEHPLHEGILLAYESLKRRK; this is translated from the coding sequence ATGAAGGCGGTCCATTTCGGCGGTGGGAATATCGGGAGAGGGTTTATAGGTTTGCTGCTGTCACAGGCAGGCTATCGCGTGGAGTTTGTCGATGTCGATGATCAACTCGTGCAACTGCTGCAGCAGCGAGGACAATATACCGTCCAGCTTGCGAATGAAAAAGCGGATTGTACGATTGTTGATCAAGTATCGGCCATTAACGGAAATGACAAGGAAGCTGTCGCTCAAGCCGTAGCAGAAGCCGATATCGTCACGACGGCCGTAGGTGTCAATGTCCTGAAATATATTGCCGGGAACATAGCGGAAGGAATTAGAAGAAGGTTGGAGCGCTCCTCCCCGCCCCTAACGATTATCGCTTGCGAAAATACGATTGGCGGAAGCACGCAGCTTAAATCGCTTGTCTATGAGCATTTGCCTGAGGAGCTAATAGAGCAAGCCGATCGAGTTATCGCTTTTCCCGATGCGGCGGTTGATCGGATCGTTCCGCTTCAGCAGAACGAGGATAGACTAAAGGTTGTTGTCGAGCCTTTCTATGAATGGGTCGTCGATCGATCAGCAATGTTCGAGGACTCTCATGAAATTCCCGGCGTTCATTACACGCAGGACCTTCAGCCCTATATTGAAAGAAAACTGTTTACCGTAAATACAGGTCATTGCTGCGCCGCCTATCACGGATATTTACAAGGCTTTAGTACCATTCAGGAAGTGATGCAGGATCAAACGATCCTGAACGAGGTACGAGGAGCCTTGAAGGAAACGGGAGCGGCTTTAATTAGTCAGTACGGATTCGACAGTGTCGAGCACGATCGTTACATTGATAAAATTTTGGAGCGGTTTCGTAACCCTTATTTAACGGACGAGGTTGTTCGGGTTGGACGTTCTCCCATTCGTAAGCTATCCCCGAACGACAGGCTGGTTCGCCCGGCTCTTATCGCGCACTCTTTTGGAATCGAAACACCCTATTTAACAAAAGCGATGGCTGCAGCACTGTTGTTCGATTATGAAGAAGATCCGGAAGCCGTTCAAATTCAGATTAGCTTAATGGAGCGAGGCGTGGGCTTAAGCATTGCCGATTATACTGGGTTACCAAGCGAGCACCCCTTACATGAAGGTATTCTTTTGGCTTATGAATCATTAAAGAGACGGAAATAA
- a CDS encoding PTS sugar transporter subunit IIA, translating to MSILTKDKVKLNVKVKDKYEAIRLAGQLLVQAGHVPEQYVEKMIERENVSSTYLGGGLAMPHGTNDSKELIRSTGMSVIVLADEVDFGDEPARLIIGLAAVGEEHLEMLSSIAVLVSDEDDMQRIIQATSEEELIQIFEAGMGA from the coding sequence ATGAGCATACTGACGAAGGATAAAGTGAAACTAAACGTAAAGGTGAAAGACAAATATGAAGCTATCCGACTAGCCGGGCAATTGCTCGTTCAAGCAGGACACGTTCCAGAACAATACGTGGAAAAAATGATTGAGCGGGAGAACGTATCTTCTACCTATCTTGGGGGAGGACTTGCGATGCCGCACGGAACGAACGATTCCAAAGAGCTAATTCGCTCGACGGGGATGTCTGTAATCGTGCTTGCGGATGAAGTCGATTTCGGCGATGAGCCGGCTCGCTTGATCATCGGGCTGGCAGCAGTGGGAGAAGAGCATCTCGAAATGCTATCTAGCATAGCGGTGCTAGTGTCCGATGAAGACGATATGCAGCGGATTATTCAGGCTACATCGGAGGAAGAGCTTATTCAAATATTCGAAGCAGGTATGGGGGCATGA
- a CDS encoding BglG family transcription antiterminator: MMKVSNRQRQILEVLLNRQGEVTAGQLAQAVQISARTVHRELQELEPDLNSHGLSLVKKSGFGIIVEGDEQSLNRFQSELRQSETETYSPHERKLLMLCLLLDEEEPIKLFSLAREAQAAIPTISRDLEELEPQLMNGGLQLVRKRGYGVEITGSEIAKRSFVVKLAEDYLDHSDFFGAPSGQTDLWPTTRKLLHLVGQDMFMAIEQALFQHSKEWLKRLKESDYTRLLIRLSVAISRIKRGHLIQPSVNGNSSGQLAATSFESLSQVTQSLGMGELPDDEIAYLQLLFDEAEHKARNNSAVIFDEKGLELAEQTAGFIRLMEMETETPYSKDRSLLAGLISHLGPAIRRLREGESIRNPLLAQIKKDYEVLFDAVRRNAEEIWIDIAIPDEEIGYLVMHFGAAVERWKLTPGNVRVLLVCTSGIGSSKLLAVRITKEIPQVQLLGHYSWYEASRMPQDRYDLIVSTVDLPIESERYIKLSPLLTREEAEKLRLHVRELALSLSSSSSAVKVKEQGAWERLQLMKRYTSEMIVILEQFQVYRLAEDHEFPDLQSLLVSLLDMMSLEMDSQINTKLAKQLVDREAQGSVIIPDTKLALLHTRSEWVSKPVISLFNLKNPIYLGQDSICEVRQIFLMLAPVDLNKPALEVLSEISAMLLLPEMVKQLEDGNTETIRAFISRNMEAYMKTKLEWREPS; encoded by the coding sequence ATGATGAAAGTGTCCAATAGACAAAGACAGATATTGGAAGTGCTACTGAACCGGCAGGGGGAAGTGACTGCAGGCCAGCTTGCACAAGCTGTCCAGATCAGCGCTAGAACCGTTCATCGGGAGCTGCAGGAGCTTGAGCCTGATCTCAACTCCCACGGCCTATCTTTAGTTAAGAAATCCGGCTTTGGAATTATTGTTGAAGGCGATGAGCAGAGCTTGAATCGATTTCAATCCGAGCTTCGTCAATCCGAAACCGAGACCTATTCGCCCCATGAACGTAAGCTGCTCATGCTTTGTTTGCTTCTAGATGAAGAGGAGCCGATTAAGCTGTTCTCGCTAGCTCGTGAAGCACAGGCTGCAATTCCCACAATCAGCCGTGATTTAGAGGAGCTTGAGCCTCAATTGATGAATGGCGGTCTGCAGCTCGTCCGAAAGCGTGGATATGGCGTAGAAATTACCGGTTCAGAAATTGCAAAACGTAGCTTTGTCGTCAAGCTGGCGGAAGATTATTTGGATCATTCGGATTTCTTCGGAGCTCCGTCGGGACAGACGGATTTGTGGCCCACAACGCGGAAATTACTGCATCTGGTCGGCCAAGATATGTTTATGGCTATCGAGCAGGCTTTATTTCAGCACAGTAAAGAGTGGCTTAAGAGACTTAAGGAATCGGATTATACGCGATTGCTCATCCGGCTTTCCGTAGCGATTAGTCGGATAAAGCGAGGTCATCTCATTCAACCTTCCGTTAACGGGAACTCATCCGGACAACTTGCGGCGACAAGTTTTGAAAGCTTAAGCCAAGTTACACAATCATTAGGGATGGGGGAGTTGCCCGATGATGAGATAGCGTATTTGCAGTTGCTATTTGATGAGGCAGAGCACAAGGCCCGGAATAACTCCGCCGTTATTTTTGACGAAAAGGGACTGGAATTGGCCGAGCAAACGGCGGGGTTTATTCGGCTGATGGAAATGGAGACAGAAACGCCTTATAGCAAGGATAGATCGCTGCTGGCCGGATTGATAAGTCATTTAGGTCCCGCCATTAGGCGTCTTCGAGAAGGGGAATCCATTCGGAATCCGTTGCTAGCTCAGATTAAGAAAGACTATGAGGTCCTCTTCGATGCCGTGCGTAGAAATGCGGAAGAGATATGGATCGACATTGCCATACCTGACGAAGAAATCGGTTATCTGGTTATGCATTTCGGGGCCGCTGTCGAAAGGTGGAAGCTGACTCCGGGCAATGTTCGGGTACTGCTCGTGTGTACGAGTGGAATCGGTTCATCAAAGCTGCTTGCGGTACGCATTACTAAGGAAATTCCGCAAGTTCAGCTATTAGGCCATTACTCCTGGTATGAAGCCTCGCGAATGCCGCAGGATCGTTATGATCTTATTGTCTCTACAGTAGATCTCCCGATAGAATCGGAACGTTACATTAAGCTAAGTCCGCTGCTGACACGGGAAGAGGCGGAAAAGCTGAGATTGCATGTCCGAGAGCTGGCTTTATCGCTGAGTTCATCTTCTAGTGCTGTGAAAGTTAAGGAGCAAGGAGCTTGGGAACGTCTGCAATTGATGAAAAGATATACTTCCGAGATGATCGTTATTTTGGAGCAGTTTCAAGTTTATCGTCTAGCCGAGGATCATGAATTTCCAGATTTGCAAAGCTTATTGGTGAGTCTACTTGATATGATGTCGTTAGAAATGGATTCGCAAATCAACACGAAGCTTGCCAAGCAGCTTGTCGATCGTGAAGCTCAGGGGAGCGTGATCATCCCAGATACTAAGCTGGCACTGCTCCATACCCGAAGCGAATGGGTAAGCAAACCAGTTATTTCTTTGTTTAACCTTAAAAATCCGATTTATCTGGGTCAAGATTCTATATGTGAAGTGAGACAGATTTTCCTTATGCTTGCCCCAGTTGATCTAAATAAGCCGGCGTTGGAAGTATTGAGCGAAATTAGCGCGATGCTGCTGCTACCGGAAATGGTTAAACAGCTTGAAGACGGAAATACGGAAACGATCCGCGCATTCATTTCACGAAATATGGAAGCATACATGAAAACAAAATTAGAATGGAGAGAACCATCATGA
- a CDS encoding PTS mannitol transporter subunit IICB — protein sequence MSQNVSQQKASEQGLKVAIQKFGRFLSGMVMPNIGAFIAWGLITAMFIPTGWLPNESLASLVGPMITYLLPLLIGYTGGNMIHGARGGVIGAVATMGVIVGSDIPMFLGAMIIGPFGAWVLKKFDKSIDGKIPSGFEMLVNNFSSGIIGGLLALVAFKGIGPVVEAISKGLANGVQALIDAGLLPLANIIIEPAKVLFLNNAINHGVLSPIALDQATKVGKSIIFMLESNPGPGLGILLAYWLFGRGSVKQSAPGAAIIHFFGGIHEIYFPYILMNPRLILAAISGGVVGTFTFTIFGAGLVATPSPGSIFAYIAMTPKGGLLPVLSGVLTATIASFLVASLLLKTTKKTTEDDLEAATAKVNEMKAQSKGVSAPASTGVVKANSEVDKIVFACDAGMGSSAMGASILRKKMKDAGVQVTVTNTAISDIPGDADIVITHQSLTDRARLKAPSSEHISIENFLKSPAYEELVSRLSK from the coding sequence ATGAGTCAGAATGTCAGCCAACAAAAAGCTTCCGAACAAGGCTTAAAAGTCGCCATTCAGAAGTTCGGCAGATTTCTGAGCGGGATGGTCATGCCGAATATCGGGGCATTTATTGCATGGGGTTTAATAACAGCTATGTTTATACCGACAGGCTGGTTACCGAACGAGAGCTTGGCTTCGCTCGTCGGACCTATGATCACATATTTATTGCCGCTTCTGATCGGATACACCGGTGGGAATATGATACACGGAGCGCGCGGCGGGGTTATTGGTGCCGTGGCCACAATGGGAGTAATCGTTGGCTCAGACATTCCAATGTTTCTTGGCGCAATGATTATCGGCCCGTTCGGGGCTTGGGTTTTGAAGAAGTTTGACAAATCAATTGATGGGAAAATACCATCAGGCTTCGAAATGTTGGTTAACAACTTCTCGTCTGGAATCATTGGCGGTCTTCTAGCGCTTGTTGCGTTCAAAGGAATCGGACCGGTCGTGGAAGCGATCAGTAAAGGCTTAGCAAATGGAGTGCAAGCGCTGATCGATGCTGGATTGTTGCCTCTGGCGAACATTATCATCGAGCCAGCTAAAGTATTGTTCTTGAACAATGCGATCAATCACGGGGTGCTCAGCCCGATCGCGCTTGACCAAGCGACGAAGGTCGGGAAATCGATAATATTCATGCTCGAGTCCAATCCCGGACCCGGACTAGGTATTCTGCTCGCATATTGGCTTTTCGGTAGGGGCTCGGTTAAGCAATCGGCGCCAGGGGCAGCCATTATTCATTTCTTCGGCGGGATTCATGAAATTTATTTCCCGTATATCTTAATGAATCCGCGATTAATTCTTGCAGCGATTTCGGGCGGTGTAGTTGGAACGTTCACCTTTACGATTTTCGGAGCAGGGCTTGTCGCCACTCCTTCACCGGGAAGTATTTTCGCTTACATTGCTATGACGCCGAAAGGCGGACTGCTGCCCGTACTAAGCGGAGTTCTTACAGCGACTATCGCTTCGTTCTTAGTTGCTTCGCTTCTGTTAAAAACAACGAAGAAAACGACAGAGGATGATCTAGAAGCTGCAACAGCAAAAGTAAACGAAATGAAAGCCCAGTCCAAAGGGGTTAGTGCTCCAGCTTCGACAGGAGTGGTAAAAGCCAATTCCGAGGTAGACAAAATTGTTTTTGCTTGCGATGCCGGAATGGGCTCAAGCGCGATGGGCGCTTCGATTCTTCGCAAAAAAATGAAAGATGCAGGGGTGCAGGTGACCGTCACCAATACGGCTATTAGTGACATTCCAGGAGATGCAGATATCGTGATCACTCATCAATCTTTGACAGACCGTGCAAGATTGAAGGCTCCGAGCTCCGAGCATATTTCGATTGAAAATTTTCTCAAGAGCCCTGCGTACGAGGAGTTAGTAAGCAGATTAAGTAAATAA
- a CDS encoding DNA alkylation repair protein: MTLEGIMDKLEQMGTEQTKKTFLRHGAQEPFFGVKVGDMKKLVKDVKKDQNVARALYTTGNSDAMYLAGLTVNPKTATKEMLQDWVGKAYWYMIAEYTVAGIAAESPYAVELALEWIESPNEQIATCGWSTYANYISITPDDQLNMGEIESLLQRVEEGIHEERNRVRYNMNTFLIVVGSYVAPLHDEAIRIASVVGKVHVNVGQTACKVPLATDYINKVKQMGRLGNKKKTCIC; encoded by the coding sequence GTGACGTTAGAGGGGATTATGGACAAGCTAGAGCAAATGGGAACGGAGCAGACGAAAAAAACCTTCCTACGTCATGGAGCACAGGAGCCTTTTTTTGGAGTAAAGGTAGGAGACATGAAGAAGCTAGTTAAAGACGTGAAGAAGGATCAGAATGTGGCGCGCGCGCTCTATACAACAGGGAATAGCGATGCTATGTATTTAGCAGGCTTGACCGTTAACCCAAAGACGGCAACGAAAGAGATGCTGCAAGATTGGGTAGGGAAGGCTTATTGGTACATGATTGCGGAATATACAGTGGCCGGGATTGCAGCGGAGAGTCCGTATGCAGTTGAACTGGCTCTGGAGTGGATAGAATCACCTAACGAACAGATAGCGACATGTGGCTGGAGTACCTATGCCAATTATATATCTATCACCCCAGATGACCAGTTGAACATGGGAGAGATCGAATCGTTGCTCCAACGGGTAGAAGAGGGGATTCACGAGGAACGTAATCGTGTTCGGTATAATATGAATACTTTCCTTATTGTGGTAGGCAGCTACGTAGCTCCGCTACACGATGAAGCGATCAGAATTGCCAGCGTAGTCGGTAAGGTTCATGTGAATGTTGGCCAGACAGCGTGCAAGGTGCCGTTAGCCACTGACTATATCAACAAAGTCAAACAGATGGGGCGTCTCGGCAACAAGAAAAAAACCTGTATTTGTTGA
- a CDS encoding Ger(x)C family spore germination protein, with protein MIIAVIILMLCGCWDQKLLKNERNVSIGGLDQGPHGLLRATVSLRDIAVTEAGNKDTSEVHTVLARTTEHARELVNQEVSGGYSPAKMRVLLLGEPLVRNHDVMPYLDVYYRDSKSPLNARVAVTKGDTEDLIRIKQVGLKTIGLYTDDLLNSMEQSTAVPHVDIQTLHPLDRGFDFSLPYLIIREGVPTVSGIALFDGIKMTETLNLDESKLYMLLSNMKNKTATITKKSVDKNRTDSYDYVTIDVRKLKRKFKVTVSDNQEIKVKLQLKLRVSVVEDPSNHLYHMSVMHKLEKLLSEQLTDEAKAIVQKMQRAGHDGFGIARRLMAYHPKLWKQIDWKKEYPEVQFDTRVLVEIANTGITQ; from the coding sequence GTGATAATAGCGGTAATTATCCTTATGCTGTGTGGTTGCTGGGATCAGAAGCTACTGAAGAATGAGAGAAATGTAAGTATTGGAGGATTGGACCAAGGGCCTCATGGGTTGCTTAGGGCAACAGTATCCCTTAGGGATATCGCGGTTACAGAAGCTGGCAACAAGGATACGAGTGAGGTTCACACTGTACTGGCAAGAACCACGGAGCATGCTAGGGAGTTAGTTAACCAGGAAGTATCAGGGGGGTATTCTCCCGCCAAAATGCGTGTGCTTCTGCTAGGTGAACCTCTCGTAAGAAATCATGACGTAATGCCTTATCTAGATGTGTATTATCGGGATTCTAAGAGTCCATTAAATGCCAGAGTTGCTGTAACAAAAGGGGATACAGAGGATTTAATTCGAATTAAGCAAGTCGGTTTGAAGACAATTGGTTTGTATACGGATGATCTACTGAATAGCATGGAGCAATCGACGGCCGTTCCTCACGTTGATATTCAGACACTTCACCCGTTAGATCGTGGATTCGACTTCTCGCTCCCTTATTTAATTATTCGTGAAGGTGTGCCGACGGTTAGTGGGATAGCTTTGTTTGATGGAATTAAGATGACGGAAACGTTAAACTTGGATGAATCGAAGCTCTATATGTTGTTGTCCAACATGAAAAACAAGACGGCTACAATAACTAAGAAATCGGTAGATAAAAATAGAACAGATAGCTATGATTATGTAACTATTGATGTCCGAAAATTAAAGCGTAAGTTCAAGGTGACCGTCTCGGACAATCAGGAAATTAAAGTAAAGCTTCAATTGAAGCTAAGAGTCAGTGTTGTGGAGGATCCGAGCAATCATTTGTACCATATGAGCGTCATGCATAAACTGGAGAAGCTCTTGTCGGAACAGCTGACGGATGAAGCGAAAGCGATTGTTCAGAAAATGCAGAGGGCAGGACACGATGGCTTTGGTATAGCCAGGAGACTTATGGCATATCATCCCAAGCTTTGGAAGCAAATAGATTGGAAAAAAGAGTATCCGGAGGTTCAGTTCGATACGAGAGTTTTAGTTGAAATTGCAAATACTGGGATTACACAGTAA